Proteins encoded by one window of Anaeromyxobacter diazotrophicus:
- a CDS encoding MFS transporter, which produces MSHDPGRGAPSSLTARFPALRHRDLALLLGGQLVSLTGTQMQQVAVVWQLYLFTRSPWALGLLGLFRVLPLIVFALGGGVVADVFDRRRLMIATQSTLALVSVALAVLSATGAAGAWALYAAAALTGAAAAFDGPARQALLPLLVPREDLPSALALSAFVWQIATVVGPAVGGVVLAWTGVVPIYALDAASFLAVIGALLAMRHRAPPRSGAAVGLSAVLEGLRFMRRAPIIRTTMLLDFVATFFGGSMLLMPIFADQLLAVGPRGLGLLYAAQPAGAALAGLVLSSRGVPRRQGLAVLVSVAAYGLAVAVFGASRWFPLSLLALAASGAADTVSMVIRQTLRQLLTPDALRGRMTSINMIFFAGGPQLGEVEAGAVARAFGARVSVASGGLLCVVAVAATALLAPSLRRYESAR; this is translated from the coding sequence GTGAGCCACGACCCGGGGCGCGGCGCGCCCTCCTCGCTGACCGCCCGCTTCCCCGCGCTCCGCCACCGCGACCTCGCGCTGCTCCTCGGTGGCCAGCTCGTCTCGCTCACCGGCACCCAGATGCAGCAGGTGGCGGTGGTGTGGCAGCTCTACCTGTTCACCCGCTCGCCCTGGGCGCTCGGGCTGCTCGGGCTCTTCCGCGTCCTCCCGCTCATCGTGTTCGCGCTGGGGGGCGGGGTGGTGGCCGACGTCTTCGACCGGCGCCGCCTCATGATCGCGACCCAGTCCACCCTGGCGCTCGTCTCGGTGGCGCTGGCGGTGCTCTCGGCCACCGGCGCCGCCGGCGCCTGGGCGCTCTACGCCGCCGCCGCGCTCACCGGGGCGGCCGCCGCCTTCGACGGCCCCGCGCGGCAGGCGCTGCTCCCGCTGCTGGTGCCGCGCGAGGACCTGCCGTCGGCGCTGGCGCTCTCCGCGTTCGTCTGGCAGATCGCGACCGTGGTGGGACCGGCGGTGGGCGGGGTGGTGCTGGCCTGGACCGGCGTCGTGCCCATCTACGCCCTCGACGCCGCCTCCTTCCTGGCGGTGATCGGCGCGCTCCTCGCCATGCGCCACCGGGCGCCGCCGCGGAGCGGCGCGGCGGTGGGGCTCTCGGCGGTGCTGGAGGGCCTGCGCTTCATGCGGCGCGCCCCCATCATCCGCACCACCATGCTGCTCGACTTCGTCGCCACCTTCTTCGGCGGGTCGATGCTGCTCATGCCGATCTTCGCCGACCAGCTCCTGGCGGTCGGGCCGCGCGGGCTGGGGCTGCTCTACGCGGCGCAGCCGGCCGGCGCCGCCCTGGCCGGGCTGGTCCTCTCCTCCCGGGGCGTGCCGCGGCGCCAGGGCCTGGCGGTGCTCGTCTCGGTGGCGGCCTACGGCCTCGCGGTGGCGGTGTTCGGCGCCTCGCGCTGGTTCCCGCTCTCGCTGCTCGCGCTCGCCGCCTCGGGCGCGGCCGACACGGTGAGCATGGTGATCCGCCAGACGCTGCGGCAGCTCCTCACGCCCGACGCGCTGCGCGGCAGGATGACGTCCATCAACATGATCTTCTTCGCCGGCGGCCCGCAGCTCGGCGAGGTCGAGGCCGGGGCGGTGGCGCGCGCGTTCGGGGCGCGCGTCTCGGTGGCGTCGGGCGGGCTCCTGTGCGTCGTCGCGGTGGCCGCCACCGCGCTGCTCGCCCCGTCCCTGCGCCGTTACGAAAGCGCGCGCTGA
- a CDS encoding MFS transporter: MTEARPSPPWIFSLTILPFAAAIGYVTIAAPFWLATRGVSLVAIGAMSATALAPHAFKFLWAPLLDLGARRRAWFAATSLLSAALLGALALLPAPEAHLGAFTALAFAANVAATTACAAADGLMAITTAPERKGAAAAWRMAGNVGGTNVLGALVLWVSKYSSVGVAGGALAALTAGSAVAALFIHEPRAAASAPGARLLAAAGRSLAAIGRDLWGMVRSREGWTGIVICAVPVGAGALTNIFSAMAPEYGASEDVVAMVNGLWGGLVGAGGSFLGGWLADRMNRRIAYAISGVLIAASALAMMAGPMTPATYTWGTLLYNFATGISFAALAAFVLEMVGHSVAAATKYTLFIAVANLAGSYVTALDGWASEFRHLGARGALAADAALTVAGIAVLAAMVWVTRRPRAATPEAVQA; encoded by the coding sequence GTGACCGAAGCCCGCCCCTCGCCCCCCTGGATCTTCTCGCTCACCATCCTGCCCTTCGCGGCCGCCATCGGCTACGTCACCATCGCGGCGCCGTTCTGGCTCGCGACGCGGGGGGTGTCGCTCGTCGCCATCGGGGCCATGAGCGCCACGGCGCTCGCGCCGCACGCCTTCAAGTTCCTGTGGGCGCCGCTGCTCGACCTGGGGGCGCGCCGGCGCGCCTGGTTCGCCGCGACCAGCCTGCTCAGCGCCGCGCTGCTCGGCGCGCTGGCGCTCCTGCCCGCGCCCGAGGCGCACCTCGGCGCCTTCACCGCGCTGGCGTTCGCCGCCAACGTCGCCGCCACCACCGCCTGCGCCGCCGCGGACGGGCTCATGGCCATCACCACCGCGCCCGAGCGCAAGGGCGCCGCCGCGGCCTGGCGCATGGCGGGCAACGTCGGCGGCACGAACGTGCTCGGCGCGCTCGTGCTGTGGGTCTCGAAGTACAGCTCGGTCGGCGTGGCGGGCGGGGCCCTGGCGGCGCTCACCGCCGGGTCGGCGGTCGCGGCGCTCTTCATCCACGAGCCGCGCGCCGCCGCGTCCGCGCCCGGCGCCCGGCTCCTCGCCGCGGCGGGCCGCAGCCTCGCGGCCATCGGGCGGGACCTGTGGGGGATGGTGCGGAGCCGCGAGGGCTGGACCGGCATCGTCATCTGCGCCGTGCCGGTGGGGGCCGGGGCGCTCACCAACATCTTCAGCGCCATGGCGCCGGAGTACGGCGCCAGCGAGGACGTGGTGGCGATGGTCAACGGGCTCTGGGGCGGCCTGGTGGGCGCGGGCGGCTCGTTCCTGGGCGGGTGGCTCGCCGACCGGATGAACCGGCGCATCGCCTACGCCATCTCGGGCGTCCTCATCGCCGCGAGCGCCCTCGCCATGATGGCCGGGCCGATGACCCCGGCCACCTACACCTGGGGCACGCTCCTCTACAACTTCGCGACCGGGATCTCCTTCGCGGCGCTGGCCGCCTTCGTGCTGGAGATGGTGGGCCACAGCGTGGCGGCCGCGACGAAGTACACCCTCTTCATCGCGGTGGCGAACCTGGCCGGCTCCTACGTGACCGCGCTCGACGGGTGGGCCTCCGAGTTCCGCCACCTCGGCGCCCGCGGCGCGCTGGCCGCCGACGCCGCGCTCACCGTGGCGGGGATCGCGGTGCTGGCGGCCATGGTGTGGGTCACGCGGCGGCCGCGCGCCGCGACGCCGGAGGCGGTGCAGGCGTGA
- a CDS encoding chloride channel protein: MRARPARALDQAPTVFRRDTRTPDDPANGTAAEQPVFYRSVREFLGQLPGVAQRFWLLVVATGVISGLGAVALLELLALVKRLAWDGGPTFLAAFQHASPARRVIVPTLGGLLVLLAMLGVKRRLGGHGTSGIIEAIWVHQGRLQLGRALLRGALAIVSVGMGASLGREGALLQTGAAAGSWLADRFGVTRRQARLLVACGAASGLAAAYNVPIGGALFGLEVLLGSFALELFGPVVVSCVTATIIARIAQGPSPSYVIPAYELMRPREVLVGLLLAPVLGLAAAVFVKVMGWVEVQLYRVKPGPARLLPPLAMALLGLVAVRFPDLLGNGYDTVKSALLGEVPLALLLALPFLKLAASALCAGAGVPGGLFTPSLFYGALLGGGLGELLQRAFPSLHAAPGAFALVGMAGVLAGTTHAAVSAVLIIFELTGDYGVILPLMLSSAVAAATSRAIEPDSLYTAPLQRRGVKLPELPRPEWLRATPVSALLSRDAERCGPETPFRTLLPRLLALPPGHDLYVVGPGGELLGILALDALKGTISDEALLSMIVAADVMDEGAAPITSHMTLAEVAARFAEADLERLPVVDDQHRLIGTVSKRDLLKHGRF; encoded by the coding sequence GTGCGAGCGCGCCCTGCGCGGGCGCTCGACCAGGCACCCACGGTGTTCCGCCGCGACACCAGAACGCCGGACGATCCGGCCAACGGGACGGCTGCCGAGCAGCCGGTCTTCTACCGTTCGGTCCGCGAGTTCCTGGGGCAGCTCCCCGGGGTCGCGCAGCGGTTCTGGCTCCTCGTGGTCGCCACCGGCGTCATCTCGGGGCTGGGGGCGGTGGCGCTCCTCGAGCTGCTCGCGCTGGTGAAGCGGCTCGCCTGGGACGGCGGGCCCACCTTCCTGGCCGCGTTCCAGCACGCGTCGCCCGCCCGGCGGGTGATCGTGCCGACGCTCGGCGGGCTGCTCGTGCTCCTGGCGATGCTGGGAGTGAAGCGGCGCCTCGGCGGGCACGGCACCTCCGGCATCATCGAGGCCATCTGGGTCCACCAGGGACGGCTGCAGCTCGGCCGCGCGCTCCTGCGCGGCGCCCTGGCCATCGTGTCGGTGGGGATGGGCGCCTCCCTGGGGCGAGAGGGCGCGCTCCTGCAGACCGGCGCCGCGGCCGGCTCCTGGCTCGCCGACCGCTTCGGCGTGACGCGCCGCCAGGCGCGCCTCCTCGTCGCCTGCGGGGCCGCCTCCGGGCTGGCGGCCGCCTACAACGTGCCGATCGGCGGCGCGCTCTTCGGGCTGGAGGTGCTCCTCGGCAGCTTCGCGCTCGAGCTGTTCGGCCCGGTGGTGGTGAGCTGCGTGACCGCCACCATCATCGCGCGCATCGCCCAGGGGCCCTCGCCGAGCTACGTCATCCCCGCGTACGAGCTCATGCGCCCGCGCGAGGTGCTGGTGGGGCTCCTGCTCGCGCCGGTGCTCGGCCTCGCCGCGGCGGTGTTCGTGAAGGTTATGGGCTGGGTGGAGGTGCAGCTCTACCGCGTGAAGCCCGGGCCGGCGCGGCTCCTCCCCCCGCTCGCCATGGCGCTCCTGGGCCTGGTCGCGGTCCGCTTCCCGGACCTCCTCGGCAACGGCTACGACACGGTCAAGTCGGCGCTGCTGGGCGAGGTGCCGCTGGCGCTCCTGCTGGCGCTGCCGTTCCTGAAGCTCGCGGCGAGCGCGCTCTGCGCCGGGGCCGGGGTGCCGGGCGGCCTCTTCACGCCCTCGCTCTTCTACGGCGCGCTCCTCGGAGGCGGGCTGGGCGAGCTCCTGCAGCGGGCCTTCCCGTCGCTGCACGCCGCGCCGGGGGCGTTCGCGCTGGTGGGCATGGCGGGGGTGCTGGCGGGCACGACCCACGCGGCGGTCTCGGCGGTGCTCATCATCTTCGAGCTCACCGGCGACTACGGCGTCATCCTGCCGCTCATGCTCTCGTCGGCGGTGGCGGCGGCGACGAGCCGCGCGATCGAGCCCGACTCGCTCTACACCGCCCCGCTGCAGCGCCGCGGGGTGAAGCTGCCGGAGCTGCCGCGCCCGGAGTGGCTGCGCGCGACGCCGGTCTCGGCGCTCCTCTCGCGCGACGCCGAGCGGTGCGGCCCCGAGACGCCCTTCCGGACGCTCTTGCCGCGCCTGCTCGCGCTGCCGCCCGGGCACGACCTGTACGTCGTGGGGCCGGGGGGCGAGCTGCTCGGGATCCTGGCGCTCGACGCGCTCAAGGGCACCATCTCGGACGAGGCGCTGCTGTCCATGATCGTCGCCGCCGACGTGATGGACGAGGGCGCGGCGCCCATCACCAGCCACATGACCCTGGCCGAGGTCGCCGCCCGCTTCGCCGAGGCCGACCTGGAGCGGCTGCCGGTGGTGGACGACCAGCACCGCCTCATCGGGACGGTGTCGAAGCGCGACCTCCTGAAGCACGGGAGGTTCTGA
- a CDS encoding ribonuclease H family protein → MPPDARFVAFCDGSALVNPGGPGGTGFVVVDRACHALRFGGTRWEVDGPYPITNNRMELRAALEALDGLPAAAGIEVVSDSRYVVDAMTKWIHGWRKKSWVTSSGSPVLNRDLIEALDARSRELGVQYRWVRGHDGHAVNEIVDQLAQGAARGSGQPERAAVVSALRSLGLLR, encoded by the coding sequence ATGCCTCCTGACGCCAGGTTCGTCGCCTTCTGCGACGGCTCCGCCCTCGTGAACCCCGGCGGCCCGGGAGGCACCGGGTTCGTGGTGGTCGACCGCGCCTGTCACGCGCTCCGCTTCGGCGGCACGCGCTGGGAGGTGGACGGGCCATACCCCATCACCAACAACCGGATGGAGCTGCGCGCCGCGCTCGAGGCGCTCGACGGCCTCCCCGCGGCGGCCGGCATCGAGGTCGTCTCCGACTCGCGCTACGTCGTCGACGCGATGACGAAGTGGATCCACGGCTGGCGCAAGAAGAGCTGGGTCACCTCGTCCGGCAGCCCGGTGCTGAACCGGGATCTCATCGAGGCGCTCGACGCGCGCTCCCGGGAGCTGGGCGTCCAGTATCGCTGGGTGCGCGGCCACGACGGGCACGCGGTGAACGAGATCGTCGACCAGCTGGCGCAGGGCGCGGCGCGCGGGTCGGGCCAGCCCGAGCGGGCCGCGGTGGTGAGCGCGCTGCGCTCGCTGGGGCTGCTCCGCTGA
- the trhA gene encoding PAQR family membrane homeostasis protein TrhA, with protein sequence MSSQALPAREKPLLRGVSHEIAAFAAAAGALALVRAAPTPRAALAAAVYGVTLTALFAVSALYHRPTWRPPARAFMRRLDHSAIFLLIAGTYTPFCLLLGGSRGLWLLVAVWAGAALGVVQAVFWLHAPKALLAALCVGLGWIIFPLLPELRAAVGLGGVLLLLAGGLAYTAGAAVYALRRPDPAPRVFGYHEVFHALVVIAAVCHYVVVAGAVVALR encoded by the coding sequence ATGAGCAGCCAGGCCCTCCCCGCGCGCGAGAAGCCGCTCCTGCGCGGCGTCTCGCACGAGATCGCGGCGTTCGCCGCGGCGGCCGGCGCGCTGGCCCTGGTCCGCGCCGCCCCGACGCCGCGCGCCGCGCTGGCGGCGGCGGTCTACGGGGTGACGCTCACGGCGCTGTTCGCGGTGAGCGCGCTCTACCACCGCCCCACCTGGCGGCCGCCGGCGCGCGCCTTCATGCGGCGCCTCGACCACTCGGCCATCTTCCTGCTCATCGCCGGCACCTACACCCCGTTCTGCCTCCTGCTGGGCGGGAGCCGCGGCCTCTGGCTGCTGGTGGCGGTCTGGGCGGGGGCCGCGCTCGGGGTCGTGCAGGCGGTGTTCTGGCTCCACGCGCCGAAGGCGCTCCTGGCGGCGCTGTGCGTCGGGCTCGGCTGGATCATCTTCCCGCTCCTCCCGGAGCTGCGGGCGGCGGTCGGGCTCGGCGGCGTCCTGCTGCTCCTCGCCGGCGGCCTCGCGTACACCGCCGGCGCAGCCGTCTACGCCCTCCGGCGCCCCGATCCCGCGCCGCGCGTGTTCGGGTACCACGAGGTGTTCCACGCGCTGGTGGTGATCGCGGCGGTGTGCCACTACGTCGTGGTGGCGGGGGCGGTGGTGGCGCTGCGGTAG